Proteins from a genomic interval of Aspergillus flavus chromosome 7, complete sequence:
- a CDS encoding 60S ribosomal protein eL30 (60S ribosomal protein L30): MAPKSKKNADSINSRLALVMKSGKVTLGYKSTIKTLRSGKAKLVIIAANTPPLRKSELEYYAMLAKAPVHHFSGNNIELGTACGKLFRTSTMAVLDAGDSDILTSQ, from the exons ATGGCccccaagagcaagaagaacgCCGACTCCATCAACAGCCGTCTGGCTTTGGTGATGAAGTCTGGAAAGG TCACCCTTGGCTACAAGTCGACCATCAAGACCCTTCGT TCCGGCAAGGCCAAGCTGGTCATCATCGCTGCCAACACTCCTCCTCTCCGCAAGAGTGAGCTCGAGTACTACGCTATGCTCGCCAAGGCCCCTGTTCACCACTTCTCTGGTAACAAC ATCGAGCTCGGCACTGCTTGCGGTAAGCTCTTCCGCACCAGCACCATGGCTGTCCTCGATGCCGGTGACTCCGACATCCTCACCAGCCAGTAA
- a CDS encoding M protein, serotype 2.1 precursor (unnamed protein product) produces the protein MSTTPRKPGTPGGSTKSSPAENHTVNGTPSRSHTRSPSTTTNGISRSPSLRGSGPVSARAAARKPGRSNLSTSSVPKVNRDPSEEEARAQNAALIEELREQLQKAETASEQYQKQLGVLQMRLDEAVSEQGKLEDQAHERDSRIEALNGEIRDHVRQIRDLEQAHELERNAMLQEKEQQASREEEMQATIQRLKDSLAQRERINSDADKNVSRSSSFRNRSSPDVDGQFAPSSQIERSPSRSNSTLLLQKDKLIESLRLELAESQIKLVEMENKGGGRQRELEKELLEARMANARLMEDNESYQLLLSEKTLNGDFTKGDFMREAHPEAEETKESGSGLGSLADELESVDARADNDNNDNNRKLEAEIKALKDQNKALTLYIERIISRLLQHDGFETILDKNENDPPKRASTDKELPPTPSDKEDAQSFLQRARSVVAGPTQRPQRSRPSSMMPPPPTSAVSVPATPHENPETAPSIPMNRVQARGHRRTRSEQTDVAAAAVVGQIYRGRNSGSPMSPTLMGPGSRTSVLSGASYMSGMSGSNRAPSLSSQHDRSQMSSSNSVTSEPPGDTASTGATSSSPRSSNGMTNYTGAVMTQSKLRPLRLVSETKAADDEEARKKANRGSWIPWFNRPNTGDSA, from the exons ATGTCTACGACACCCCGGAAGCCTGGAACGCCAGGCGGTTCGACCAAATCTTCGCCCGCAGAAAATCATACGGTGAATGGCACTCCATCGCGAAGCCATACCCGGTCTCCCAGTACGACTACGAATGGAATATCTCGATCTCCATCCCTCCGTGGCTCGGGCCCAGTGTCAGCGCGGGCTGCGGCCAGAAAACCCGGTCGGTCCAACCTCAGCACCTCGAGTGTTCCAAAAGTGAATCGCGATCCttccgaggaagaagcacgGGCTCAGAATGCTGCCCTCATCGAAGAGTTGAGGGAACAACTGCAGAAAGCCGAGACGGCTTCTGAGCAATACCAGAAGCAGTTGGGTGTCCTGCAGATGCGACTCGATGAGGCCGTCAGTGAGCAAGGAAAACTGGAGGACCAGGCTCATGAGAGGGACAGCAGGATTGAAGCCCTCAATGGTGAGATCCGTGACCATGTCCGGCAGATACGTGATCTGGAACAGGCGCATGAACTGGAGCGGAACGCTATGCTTCAGGAAAAGGAGCAGCAGGCGAGccgggaagaagagatgcAGGCCACCATCCAGCGTCTTAAGGATTCTCTAGCTCAGAGGGAGCGAATCAACTCTGATGCAGATAAGAATGTGTCTCGTTCTT CCAGTTTCCGTAATCGGTCCTCGCCGGATGTCGATGGACAGTTTGCGCCCTCGTCTCAGATTGAGCGGAGCCCGTCCCGAAGCAACTCCACACTGCTTTTGCAGAAGGATAAATTGATCGAATCCCTTCGCCTTGAACTGGCCGAATCCCAAATCAAACTCGTGGAGATGGAAAACAAAGGTGGCGGCCGTCAACGGGAACTAGAGAAAGAACTTCTGGAGGCTCGTATGGCCAACGCTCGTCTCATGGAGGACAACGAGAGCTACCAGCTACTCCTTAGTGAGAAAACGCTTAATGGTGACTTCACCAAGGGCGACTTCATGCGAGAAGCCCACCCCGAAGCTGAAGAGACTAAGGAGTCTGGCAGCGGTTTGGGTTCGCTGGCTGATGAACTTGAGTCTGTAGACGCAAGAGCGGATAACGATAATAACGATAATAACCGCAAGCTCGAGGCAGAGATCAAGGCGCTGAAGGACCAGAACAAAGCCCTCACCCTTTATATCGAGCGCATCATCAGCCGTCTCTTACAACATGATGGGTTCGAGACCATTTTAGACAAGAACGAGAATGACCCTCCTAAGCGGGCAAGTACTGATAAGGAACTTCCACCGACGCCCTCCGACAAGGAGGATGCTCAGTCTTTCTTGCAGAGAGCCAGATCCGTCGTGGCTGGCCCGACGCAACGACCTCAACGGTCGCGTCCTTCCAGCATGATGCCGCCTCCTCCAACAAGCGCGGTCTCTGTCCCAGCGACGCCCCATGAGAACCCGGAAACCGCTCCTAGCATTCCCATGAATCGTGTCCAGGCGAGGGGCCATCGCAGAACGAGATCAGAACAGACCGATgttgctgccgctgccgtGGTTGGTCAAATTTATCGCGGGCGCAACTCTGGGAGCCCAATGAGCCCTACGCTCATGGGACCTGGATCCCGCACAAGCGTCTTGTCTGGGGCGAGCTATATGTCTGGCATGAGCGGTAGTAATCGCGCCCCATCGCTATCCAGTCAACATGATCGCAGCCAGATGAGCAGCTCCAACAGTGTTACGAGCGAGCCACCTGGCGATACGGCTTCCACAGGTGCAACCTCGAGCTCTCCTCGTTCTAGCAACGGAATGACAAACTATACCGGAGCGGTAATGACTCAGAGCAAGCTGCGCCCCTTGCGCCTTGTTAGTGAAACCAAGGCAgcagacgacgaagaagctcGGAAGAAGGCGAACCGTGGCAGTTGGATTCCATGGTTCAACCGGCCAAACACAGGTGATTCTGCATAA
- a CDS encoding Longin-like domain-containing protein: MPGSMSLFSVNAVLLMSADDGSRIFAKYYSPPHPPAGAAPNSTDYPGANPYPTVKEQKAFEQGLLEKTNKQTSDVILYDNRIVVFKMESDVMLYVVGSADENEVLLYNVVLSLRDALGILFKGATDKRTIVENYDLVALAIDEIIDDGIILETDPVLISSRVSRAPQADAPNLKSIDLSEQGLLNAWELGKRRLAEGLRQM; encoded by the exons ATGCCCGGCTCCATGTCCCTCTTCTCCGTTAATGCCGTCCTCCTAATGTCGGCCGACGACGGCTCTCGCATCTTCGCCAAATACTACTCTCCGCCTCACCCCCCGGCCGGTGCTGCCCCCAATTCCACCGATTACCCCGGCGCAAACCCCTATCCCACGGTCAAAGAACAGAAGGCCTTCGAACAGGGTCTTCTCGAGAAGACAAACAAGCAGACTAGCGATGTGATCCTATACGACAACCGGATCGTCGTCTTCAAGATGGAGAGCGATGTCATGCTCTACGTTGTCGGGAGTGCTGATGAGAACGAAGTTCTGCTTTATAATGTCGTGTTGTCGTTGAGGGATGCTTTGGGTATCTTGTTCAA GGGTGCTACTGACAAGCGCACGATTGTCGAGAACTATGATCTTGTTGCTTTGGCTATCGATGAGAtcattgatgatggtatTATTCTCGAGACGGACCCTGTTCTTATCTCCTCGCGTGTGAGCCGTGCCCCTCAGGCCGATGCGCCGAATCTGAAGAGTATCGATCTGTCCGAACAAGGTCTGCTCAATGCCTGGGAGCTTGGAAAGAGGCGCTTGGCCGAGGGCTTGCGGCAGATGTAG